From Lysinibacillus sp. SGAir0095, the proteins below share one genomic window:
- the rapZ gene encoding RNase adapter RapZ, giving the protein MGNIQEFTHEIVIITGMSGAGKTVAVQSFEDLGYYCIDNLPPALLTTFLALMKESERNITQIAAVMDMRGGEFFDSLIDALDILEKEAYVNTRVLFLDAENETLVQRYKETRRSHPLAPQGSPLEGIQKEREMLSELKGRAKFVYNTSHMKPRQLRERIGKEFSNATSPKFSLNVMSFGYKNGIPIDADLVFDVRFITNPYYVEELRPKTGLQEEVSSYVLAQEEAQELIGKLTDLFKFMIPQYINEGKSQLVIAFGCTGGQHRSVTLAEYYGKLFSDRYQTAITHRDINRRKD; this is encoded by the coding sequence ATGGGTAATATTCAAGAATTTACACATGAGATAGTTATTATTACAGGGATGTCTGGAGCTGGAAAAACAGTGGCTGTGCAAAGCTTCGAGGATTTAGGCTATTACTGCATTGATAATTTGCCACCTGCATTATTAACAACATTTTTAGCCTTAATGAAGGAATCAGAACGTAATATTACTCAAATTGCAGCAGTTATGGATATGCGTGGAGGAGAATTTTTCGACTCGCTAATCGATGCCCTAGACATACTGGAAAAGGAAGCATATGTTAATACACGTGTATTATTTTTGGATGCCGAGAATGAAACGCTTGTTCAACGCTATAAAGAAACGCGCAGATCTCACCCACTCGCACCGCAAGGATCACCACTTGAGGGGATTCAAAAGGAAAGAGAAATGCTTAGCGAGTTAAAGGGCAGAGCAAAATTCGTTTATAACACCTCTCATATGAAACCAAGACAATTGAGAGAGCGTATAGGAAAAGAGTTTTCAAATGCCACTAGTCCAAAATTTTCATTAAATGTAATGTCCTTTGGTTATAAAAACGGTATTCCCATTGATGCCGATCTTGTTTTTGATGTGCGTTTTATTACAAATCCATATTATGTGGAAGAATTACGTCCAAAAACCGGCCTGCAGGAAGAAGTATCTTCTTATGTATTAGCACAAGAGGAAGCACAAGAGCTAATCGGTAAACTGACTGACTTATTTAAATTTATGATTCCACAATATATTAATGAGGGCAAATCCCAGCTGGTAATCGCTTTTGGTTGTACAGGTGGTCAGCATCGTTCCGTAACGTTGGCTGAATACTATGGAAAGCTATTTAGTGATCGCTATCAAACGGCAATTACGCACCGAGATATCAATCGCAGAAAGGATTGA
- the trxB gene encoding thioredoxin-disulfide reductase: protein MAEEKIYDVIIIGAGPAGMTAAVYASRANLATLMIERGIPGGQMANTEEVENYPGFETILGPELSTKMFEHAKKFGAEYAYGDVAEIIDGEEYKVIKAGSKEYKTRSIIVTTGAEYKKMGVPGEKELGGRGVSYCAVCDGAFFKQKHLVVVGGGDSAVEEGVYLTRFADKVTIVHRRDKLRAQKILQDRAFANEKVDFIWNHTVKEINEKDGKVGSVTLVSTVDGSEQEFQTDGVFVYIGMDPLTAPFKNLGILNEHGYIVTNDKMETSVKGIFAAGDVREKMLRQIVTATGDGSIAAQSAQHYVEELTEKISQK from the coding sequence ATGGCTGAAGAAAAAATTTATGATGTAATAATAATCGGTGCAGGTCCTGCAGGGATGACAGCAGCAGTATATGCTTCACGTGCTAATTTAGCTACTTTAATGATTGAGCGTGGGATTCCTGGTGGACAAATGGCCAATACCGAGGAAGTTGAGAACTATCCTGGTTTTGAAACAATTTTAGGACCTGAGCTTTCTACTAAAATGTTTGAACACGCCAAAAAATTCGGTGCAGAGTATGCCTATGGTGATGTAGCCGAGATTATTGATGGTGAAGAATATAAAGTGATTAAAGCCGGTTCAAAAGAATATAAAACACGTTCGATCATTGTGACAACTGGTGCAGAGTATAAAAAAATGGGCGTTCCAGGAGAAAAAGAGCTTGGTGGACGTGGTGTAAGTTACTGTGCAGTTTGTGACGGTGCTTTCTTTAAACAAAAGCACTTAGTTGTTGTCGGTGGAGGAGACTCTGCAGTTGAAGAAGGCGTATACTTAACACGTTTTGCCGATAAAGTAACAATTGTGCACCGCCGTGACAAACTACGTGCTCAAAAAATTCTGCAAGATCGTGCATTTGCAAATGAGAAAGTTGATTTTATCTGGAATCACACAGTGAAAGAAATTAACGAAAAAGATGGCAAAGTTGGCAGTGTAACACTTGTTTCAACTGTTGATGGCAGTGAGCAAGAATTCCAAACAGATGGAGTATTTGTCTATATCGGCATGGATCCATTAACAGCGCCATTTAAAAACTTAGGTATCTTAAATGAACACGGCTATATCGTGACAAACGATAAAATGGAAACATCAGTAAAAGGTATATTTGCTGCTGGAGATGTTCGTGAAAAAATGCTTCGTCAAATTGTTACAGCAACTGGTGACGGAAGTATTGCCGCACAATCAGCACAGCATTATGTCGAAGAATTAACTGAGAAAATTAGCCAAAAGTAA
- a CDS encoding sugar-binding transcriptional regulator — protein sequence MYNRNPQGAVQLLVPELSSIIELRYRILQTIAVAGPIGRRMILDTLNISERTVRNEITVLNNQKLIETTQKGMVCTSKGYEILEELKETFQEVSGLSSKEKRLEQILGIKKVIIVPGNVNDDNGSQQLIGKEASDYLTSIAKKDQTVAITGGSTVAALTNFLSPTKSLSTLTFVAARGSLGNEMNQQANTLVSQFALKCGAEFRTLYLPENLSETAFATMIQEPIVKEVLDFYDDIDIVIHGIGSAKEMAYRRNSSDAIMNKLDEKKAVGEAFGYYFNELGEIIYRINTIGIQLEQVKQSPHIIAVAGGTLKAKAIQAYFKNDAAKQTVLITDEAAANAILDQ from the coding sequence TTGTATAATAGGAACCCTCAAGGAGCAGTTCAACTTCTAGTACCTGAACTATCGTCTATCATTGAGCTGCGATATCGAATCTTGCAAACGATTGCGGTCGCAGGGCCAATTGGTCGAAGGATGATTTTAGATACATTGAATATCTCTGAACGAACAGTTCGCAATGAAATAACCGTTCTAAACAACCAAAAACTCATTGAAACGACACAAAAAGGTATGGTTTGTACGAGTAAAGGGTATGAAATACTTGAAGAACTAAAAGAAACTTTTCAGGAAGTTTCAGGACTTAGTTCGAAGGAAAAAAGGCTGGAACAAATTTTAGGCATTAAAAAAGTAATAATAGTGCCCGGGAATGTGAATGATGATAACGGTAGCCAACAGCTTATAGGAAAAGAAGCCAGTGACTATCTAACAAGTATTGCCAAGAAAGACCAAACAGTTGCAATTACAGGCGGCAGTACGGTAGCGGCATTAACAAACTTTTTGTCTCCTACAAAATCGCTTAGTACGCTTACTTTTGTCGCTGCACGCGGAAGCCTTGGCAATGAAATGAATCAACAAGCAAATACGCTCGTTTCGCAATTTGCCCTAAAATGTGGAGCGGAATTCCGTACATTGTATTTGCCGGAAAACCTGAGCGAAACAGCTTTTGCCACAATGATTCAAGAACCGATTGTCAAAGAAGTTCTCGATTTTTATGACGATATTGATATTGTCATCCATGGAATCGGCAGTGCTAAGGAAATGGCATACCGTCGAAATTCAAGTGATGCCATTATGAATAAGCTGGATGAGAAAAAGGCAGTAGGAGAGGCATTTGGTTATTATTTTAACGAATTAGGCGAAATAATATACCGAATCAATACAATCGGTATTCAGCTCGAACAGGTGAAACAAAGTCCCCACATAATTGCTGTAGCGGGTGGGACACTCAAGGCAAAAGCCATTCAAGCTTATTTTAAGAATGATGCGGCAAAGCAAACAGTTCTTATTACGGATGAAGCGGCTGCAAATGCCATTTTGGATCAATAA
- a CDS encoding ISL3 family transposase, with protein MNFNRNIPGLKGVTVHKIEEIGERIALYVSIPKKEHQCPECKKMTSKIHDYRIQKIKHLKWFERLTILFYKRRRYVCECGKRFSEKSPFVDKYQRYSKEWNQVVGIRSVKAKTFKEAAEVLGTSSSTVIRRFKKVVKEQLNEGVHLPKCIAIDEYKGDTDAGTYQLIIANAETHEPIDILPNRRKETIKDYLMTYGSAVEVVVMDMNPSFKAAVKKALNRPIIIADRFHYCRYIYWALDEVRRKVQKDWHPYDRKKCKKMRHVLYKRFDKLTEKNRWYLNRYTGMSKELKQAYELKEAYCKWFDWAKTTNDIAEVKNRLEAYYRKVEEANIPAFIKAIQTFKNWQVEILNSFSFGYSNGFLEGINNKSKVMKRNAYGFRSFKHFKAKILLNDLYKEFGVHLG; from the coding sequence ATGAATTTTAACAGAAATATCCCAGGATTAAAAGGTGTAACTGTTCATAAGATTGAAGAAATCGGGGAGCGTATCGCACTTTACGTTTCAATTCCGAAGAAAGAACATCAGTGTCCTGAGTGTAAAAAAATGACCTCTAAAATACATGATTATCGAATTCAAAAAATTAAACATTTAAAGTGGTTTGAACGATTAACCATCCTTTTCTATAAACGCCGACGTTATGTATGTGAGTGCGGAAAACGCTTCTCGGAAAAATCCCCTTTCGTGGATAAGTATCAACGTTACTCAAAAGAATGGAACCAAGTTGTTGGAATCCGTTCAGTAAAGGCAAAGACATTTAAAGAAGCAGCAGAAGTCCTTGGAACATCCAGTTCGACGGTAATTCGTCGCTTTAAAAAGGTGGTAAAGGAGCAGCTAAATGAAGGGGTCCATTTACCAAAATGTATTGCGATCGATGAATATAAAGGAGATACAGATGCGGGGACCTATCAACTAATCATTGCCAACGCTGAAACGCACGAACCAATTGATATTTTACCGAATCGTAGAAAAGAAACGATTAAGGATTATCTAATGACATATGGATCAGCTGTAGAAGTCGTCGTAATGGATATGAATCCAAGCTTTAAAGCAGCTGTTAAAAAAGCGTTAAATCGTCCTATCATTATTGCCGATCGATTCCATTATTGTCGCTATATTTATTGGGCTCTAGACGAGGTGCGTCGTAAAGTGCAGAAGGATTGGCATCCATACGATCGAAAAAAGTGCAAAAAAATGCGTCATGTCTTATATAAACGCTTTGATAAGTTAACGGAAAAGAATCGATGGTATTTAAATCGCTACACGGGAATGTCAAAGGAATTAAAGCAAGCATATGAACTAAAAGAAGCCTATTGTAAATGGTTTGATTGGGCAAAAACGACGAATGATATTGCAGAAGTGAAGAATAGATTAGAAGCTTATTACCGTAAGGTAGAAGAAGCAAATATCCCAGCATTTATAAAAGCCATTCAAACCTTTAAGAATTGGCAAGTAGAGATCTTAAATAGTTTTAGTTTTGGCTATTCAAATGGTTTTTTAGAAGGAATTAATAATAAATCGAAGGTAATGAAACGTAATGCTTATGGTTTTAGGAGCTTTAAGCATTTTAAAGCAAAGATTTTATTGAATGATTTATATAAAGAATTCGGTGTTCATTTAGGTTAA
- a CDS encoding lipopolysaccharide assembly protein LapB, with protein MEKQRQKEKLNNVVSFIPNGDYYFNKALKALDKDQMDKAYKYMKRAAELSPDDAHVLMQFGILEMEAQNFEKAYELIHTAYSLEPSEPEHVFFLAEVSGCIGMVRDAQKYAEMYLEMEPDGMYVEEAEEIIEFVQFEESDEEPFDEEDSEKLIAQEKARRFMENGQFNQAIEVLEQLIETFPDLWPAYNNLALAYFYVEEAEQAKALLHHVLRENLGNLHAICNLAVIAYYEKNDEELAQLVEMLKKINPYDWENRYKLGATLALIGEHELAYRWLQSMKRKGFAGDTGFYFWLAQAAYFSGHVEEGKQAWKILVDIDPSKDGFEPWLDVEKETDDESLENNREFIIEKIISQYSTHRMFGFFLLSKSAHKQEIIAHPKLIDLAQYGGVEKLCLAYALGHQFDETNELEKHFVRSMDVAEELHRSTSTITSEVQYLFQMWFVLSERALKDGYEFKNIKALAAAVEYMFFSTINSKKVTKKHYAQKFGISTATLTKYVEELIEYLPFD; from the coding sequence TTGGAAAAACAACGTCAGAAAGAAAAACTAAATAATGTTGTCTCGTTTATTCCAAACGGTGATTATTATTTTAATAAAGCGCTTAAAGCCCTGGATAAAGACCAAATGGATAAAGCGTATAAATATATGAAACGTGCTGCTGAACTTAGCCCGGATGATGCCCATGTCCTTATGCAGTTTGGCATATTGGAAATGGAGGCCCAAAACTTTGAAAAGGCTTATGAATTAATTCATACTGCCTATAGTTTGGAGCCAAGTGAACCGGAGCATGTCTTTTTTTTGGCGGAAGTTTCAGGCTGCATCGGAATGGTTCGGGATGCCCAAAAATATGCAGAAATGTATCTTGAAATGGAACCAGATGGAATGTATGTAGAAGAGGCAGAAGAAATCATCGAATTTGTTCAATTTGAAGAAAGTGATGAGGAACCATTTGATGAAGAAGACTCTGAAAAGTTAATCGCTCAAGAAAAAGCACGTCGCTTTATGGAAAACGGTCAATTTAACCAAGCAATTGAAGTTTTGGAGCAATTAATTGAGACTTTCCCTGATTTATGGCCAGCTTACAATAATTTAGCATTAGCTTATTTTTATGTGGAAGAGGCAGAGCAAGCAAAAGCATTATTACATCACGTACTTCGTGAAAACCTAGGTAACTTGCATGCCATTTGCAATTTAGCAGTCATTGCATACTATGAGAAGAATGATGAAGAGTTAGCCCAACTGGTTGAAATGCTGAAAAAAATCAATCCCTATGATTGGGAAAACCGTTATAAGCTGGGGGCGACATTAGCTTTAATCGGTGAGCATGAGTTGGCCTATAGATGGCTTCAAAGCATGAAACGAAAAGGCTTTGCTGGTGACACTGGCTTTTACTTTTGGTTGGCGCAGGCTGCTTACTTTAGCGGCCATGTGGAAGAAGGGAAGCAAGCATGGAAAATCCTTGTAGATATAGACCCTTCAAAGGATGGGTTTGAACCTTGGTTGGATGTGGAAAAGGAAACGGACGACGAATCCCTGGAAAATAATCGCGAATTTATTATCGAAAAGATTATAAGCCAATATAGTACACATCGTATGTTTGGATTTTTCCTGCTAAGTAAATCGGCTCATAAGCAAGAAATTATTGCACATCCTAAACTTATCGATCTTGCACAATATGGTGGGGTTGAAAAACTTTGCTTAGCCTATGCACTTGGTCATCAATTTGATGAGACAAATGAATTGGAAAAGCATTTTGTGCGTTCGATGGACGTGGCAGAGGAGCTTCATAGAAGTACGTCCACTATTACCTCAGAGGTTCAGTATTTATTCCAAATGTGGTTTGTATTAAGTGAACGTGCATTAAAGGATGGATATGAATTTAAAAATATCAAAGCTTTAGCTGCAGCAGTTGAGTATATGTTCTTTTCAACCATCAATAGTAAAAAGGTGACGAAAAAGCATTATGCCCAAAAATTCGGTATTTCTACTGCGACACTAACAAAGTATGTGGAAGAACTAATCGAATACCTTCCATTTGATTAG
- the hisIE gene encoding bifunctional phosphoribosyl-AMP cyclohydrolase/phosphoribosyl-ATP diphosphatase HisIE, with protein MIEGLKFDDKGLITAVVQDAQSKEVLTVAYMNEESLHKTIETGETWFYSRSRQELWHKGATSGNVQKVVSIKADCDQDALVVEVLPAGPACHNGTISCFTNSIVQNEDAIGSVDIIPQLVNIIRQREMDMPEGAYTTYLFEKGIDKICKKVGEEATEVVIGAKNRDVQEVKWEAADLIYHLLVLLQEQKIDVYEVLAVLKSRHEEKRASTKNNE; from the coding sequence ATGATTGAAGGATTAAAGTTCGATGACAAAGGATTAATTACCGCTGTTGTGCAAGATGCACAGTCAAAAGAAGTATTAACGGTTGCTTATATGAATGAGGAATCTCTACATAAAACAATCGAAACAGGTGAAACGTGGTTTTACTCCCGTTCAAGACAGGAGCTTTGGCATAAAGGAGCAACAAGTGGAAATGTGCAAAAGGTAGTTTCGATTAAAGCGGATTGTGACCAAGATGCATTAGTAGTCGAAGTATTGCCAGCTGGACCTGCATGTCACAATGGAACAATTTCCTGCTTCACAAATTCCATTGTTCAAAATGAGGATGCAATTGGATCAGTGGATATTATTCCACAGCTAGTAAATATCATTCGTCAACGAGAAATGGATATGCCTGAGGGTGCGTATACGACATATCTATTTGAAAAAGGTATCGATAAAATTTGTAAAAAAGTAGGCGAAGAAGCAACAGAAGTAGTCATTGGCGCGAAAAACCGTGACGTTCAGGAAGTGAAATGGGAAGCAGCAGATTTAATTTACCACTTATTGGTGCTGCTGCAAGAGCAAAAAATTGATGTTTATGAGGTTCTGGCAGTGTTAAAATCACGACACGAAGAGAAGAGAGCAAGTACTAAAAATAACGAATAA
- a CDS encoding HPr family phosphocarrier protein, translated as MVETNVEVKLKSGLQARQAALFVQEANRFKSEVYLQKDEKKVNAKSIMGIMSLAIARGTTITLIADGKDEQDAVDGLVSLIQREE; from the coding sequence ATGGTTGAAACCAATGTGGAAGTAAAATTGAAATCTGGTTTGCAGGCGAGACAAGCGGCATTATTTGTTCAAGAAGCCAATCGCTTTAAATCAGAAGTGTATTTACAAAAGGATGAGAAAAAAGTAAATGCTAAGTCTATTATGGGGATTATGAGTTTAGCCATTGCAAGAGGAACAACGATTACTCTAATTGCTGATGGAAAAGACGAACAAGATGCTGTAGATGGACTAGTATCACTTATTCAAAGAGAAGAATAA
- the whiA gene encoding DNA-binding protein WhiA, with protein sequence MSFASETKKELTQLESDDTCLKAEVSALIRMNGTLSFTNRQLSLDVQTENAAIARRLYTIVKKLYPYNVELLVRKKMRLKKNNVYICRVRDGARELLADLDILSEDFQLNHSLSTSLLSNRDQKRAYLRGAFLAGGSVNNPETSAYHLEIYSLYKEHGEALAELMNKFNLNAKTIERKKGFVTYLKEAEKISDFMGIVGAVQAMLKFEDVRILRDMRNSVNRIVNCETANLNKTIGAAIRQVENIRFIENSIGLDQLPEKLREIARLRVEYQDVTLKELGEMVSTGAVSKSGVNHRLRKIDEIAEALRRGETIK encoded by the coding sequence ATGTCATTTGCTTCCGAAACAAAAAAGGAATTAACGCAACTAGAATCCGACGATACTTGTTTAAAAGCAGAGGTTTCTGCACTAATTCGTATGAATGGAACATTATCCTTTACAAATAGACAGCTTAGTCTGGATGTACAAACTGAAAATGCAGCAATTGCAAGAAGACTCTACACAATTGTTAAAAAGCTATACCCGTATAATGTAGAATTGCTAGTTCGAAAAAAAATGCGCTTAAAGAAAAATAATGTTTACATTTGCCGTGTCCGTGACGGTGCTCGTGAACTATTAGCAGATTTAGATATTCTATCTGAAGATTTTCAACTAAATCATTCACTCTCTACTTCATTACTTTCAAATCGAGATCAGAAACGAGCATATTTGCGTGGTGCGTTTTTAGCAGGTGGCTCTGTGAACAACCCTGAAACTTCAGCATATCATCTAGAGATTTATTCGCTATATAAAGAGCATGGTGAAGCATTAGCAGAGTTGATGAACAAGTTTAACTTGAATGCCAAAACCATTGAACGAAAAAAGGGATTCGTAACCTATTTAAAAGAAGCTGAAAAAATATCCGATTTTATGGGAATTGTTGGCGCTGTACAGGCCATGCTAAAGTTCGAGGATGTGCGAATTTTGCGTGATATGCGAAATAGTGTAAACCGAATTGTAAACTGTGAAACAGCGAACTTAAATAAAACGATTGGTGCAGCCATTCGTCAAGTAGAAAATATTCGTTTTATAGAAAACTCGATTGGCTTAGACCAACTACCAGAAAAATTAAGAGAAATTGCAAGGCTGCGAGTTGAATATCAGGACGTTACTTTAAAAGAGCTTGGAGAAATGGTATCTACAGGAGCAGTAAGTAAGTCTGGCGTCAACCATCGATTACGTAAAATCGATGAAATCGCCGAGGCACTAAGACGTGGAGAAACCATTAAATAA
- the yvcK gene encoding YvcK family protein produces the protein MKKQRTKIVVIGGGTGLSTMLRGLKNYPFDITAIVTVADDGGSSGRLRDDYDIPPPGDIRNVIAALSDTEPLVEQMFQYRFSESDDLGGHSLGNLMLTALTDITGDFSHAIAEMSKVLKVHGKVIPAANKKMALHAELVDGSIIEGESKIPLSQSPIKRVFLVPGDVKPLPEAIRAIEKADFILVGPGSLYTSIIPNLIVKQIGKALVKAKGKRIYICNLMTQQGETLNYRATDHVQAIYDHVGNPCLDAILVNDIELPSPIKENYKEENAEPVLFDIEKLENMGLEVIKKEIATIQSGVVRHESNKIAKWLSDYTLNRM, from the coding sequence ATGAAGAAACAAAGAACGAAAATTGTAGTCATAGGAGGGGGCACAGGTCTTTCTACGATGTTGCGTGGATTGAAAAACTATCCATTCGACATCACTGCCATTGTAACGGTTGCAGATGATGGAGGCTCTTCTGGGCGCCTTCGTGATGACTATGATATTCCGCCACCTGGCGATATTCGGAATGTAATTGCCGCATTATCTGATACAGAGCCATTAGTTGAGCAAATGTTTCAATATCGTTTTTCGGAGTCTGATGACTTAGGTGGCCATTCATTAGGGAATTTAATGCTTACTGCTTTAACTGATATTACAGGTGATTTTAGCCATGCAATTGCAGAAATGAGCAAAGTGTTAAAGGTCCATGGAAAAGTAATCCCGGCAGCAAATAAAAAAATGGCTCTACATGCTGAACTCGTGGACGGCTCGATTATTGAAGGAGAGTCAAAGATTCCTCTTTCACAATCGCCGATTAAACGCGTCTTTTTAGTTCCAGGAGATGTGAAACCGCTTCCTGAGGCGATTCGTGCAATCGAGAAAGCGGATTTTATTCTAGTAGGACCAGGGAGCTTATATACTAGTATTATTCCTAATTTAATAGTAAAACAAATAGGGAAGGCACTAGTGAAAGCGAAAGGGAAAAGGATATACATCTGTAATCTAATGACGCAACAGGGTGAGACATTGAATTACAGAGCAACGGATCATGTTCAGGCAATTTATGATCATGTAGGAAATCCTTGCCTGGATGCAATCTTAGTAAATGATATCGAATTACCATCGCCAATTAAGGAAAATTATAAAGAAGAGAATGCTGAACCTGTGTTGTTTGATATTGAAAAGCTAGAGAATATGGGGCTCGAAGTCATCAAGAAAGAAATCGCCACTATCCAATCTGGTGTTGTTCGTCACGAGTCAAACAAAATCGCTAAATGGCTTAGTGACTATACATTAAACAGAATGTAA
- the clpP gene encoding ATP-dependent Clp endopeptidase proteolytic subunit ClpP gives MNLIPTVIEQTNRGERAYDIYSRLLKDRIILLGSAIDDNVANSIVAQLLFLAAEDPEKDISLYINSPGGSITAGMAIYDTMQYIKPQVSTICIGMAASMGAFLLAAGEPGKRFALPNAEVMIHQPLGGAQGQATEIEIAAKRILFLRDKLNQILSDRTGQPLERISKDTDRDNFMTAENAKEYGLIDQIISRVEDK, from the coding sequence ATGAATTTAATTCCTACAGTTATTGAACAAACAAATCGTGGAGAGCGTGCTTATGACATTTACTCTCGTCTTTTAAAAGACCGCATCATCTTACTAGGTAGCGCTATCGATGATAATGTTGCGAACTCAATTGTTGCCCAATTATTATTCTTAGCAGCAGAAGATCCAGAGAAAGATATTTCTTTATACATTAACTCTCCTGGTGGATCGATTACAGCTGGTATGGCGATTTACGATACTATGCAATATATTAAACCACAAGTATCAACAATTTGTATCGGTATGGCTGCTTCAATGGGTGCCTTTTTACTTGCTGCTGGTGAACCAGGCAAACGCTTCGCTTTACCAAATGCTGAAGTCATGATTCACCAACCACTTGGTGGCGCTCAAGGTCAAGCAACCGAGATTGAAATTGCTGCAAAACGCATTCTATTCTTACGCGATAAATTAAACCAAATCTTATCTGATCGTACAGGTCAACCATTAGAACGCATTTCTAAAGACACTGATCGTGATAACTTCATGACTGCTGAAAATGCAAAAGAATACGGTTTAATTGACCAAATTATTTCTCGTGTAGAAGATAAATAA
- a CDS encoding 8-oxo-dGTP diphosphatase, with product MQRIANLLAIQDGKVLLLQKPRRGWYVAPGGKMESGESIFEAAQREFKEETNLTPTNPHLKGVYTMIIKDGEKTVDEWMLYTFVAYGTEGESFKETREGILEWHPIESLHQLPMAEGDRKNLLFSALEKGIQYGTFTYTTDFELIDERFQTSIET from the coding sequence ATGCAACGAATAGCAAACTTATTAGCAATTCAAGATGGGAAGGTTCTACTTCTACAAAAACCAAGAAGAGGTTGGTATGTTGCTCCAGGAGGAAAGATGGAAAGTGGCGAATCTATCTTTGAAGCGGCACAACGAGAATTTAAAGAAGAGACAAACCTTACGCCAACCAATCCACATTTAAAAGGCGTCTATACAATGATTATCAAGGATGGAGAAAAGACCGTAGATGAATGGATGCTTTATACATTTGTTGCATATGGCACCGAGGGCGAGTCATTTAAAGAAACACGGGAAGGGATTTTAGAGTGGCATCCAATCGAGTCTCTTCACCAGCTTCCAATGGCTGAAGGAGATCGCAAAAACTTATTATTCTCTGCACTGGAAAAAGGCATTCAATATGGTACTTTTACTTATACTACAGATTTTGAACTCATCGACGAAAGGTTTCAAACGTCAATCGAGACTTAA
- a CDS encoding glutaredoxin family protein, whose protein sequence is MKVNFYTRPGCPLCEEGLLTLKLLHSDVQFEIDIINIEENEALHEKYMLMIPVVEVKGEIIQYGNLDYVTLYEALQA, encoded by the coding sequence GTGAAGGTGAATTTTTACACAAGACCGGGTTGTCCATTATGTGAAGAAGGGTTGTTGACTTTAAAACTTCTTCACAGCGATGTTCAATTCGAAATTGATATCATTAATATAGAAGAAAACGAAGCATTACATGAAAAATATATGTTAATGATTCCAGTCGTTGAAGTAAAAGGGGAAATCATTCAATACGGAAATCTAGATTATGTAACACTTTATGAAGCGCTCCAGGCATAA
- a CDS encoding spore coat protein, with amino-acid sequence MDNQFMNESQTTQGNMPLSMNHGAHEVLDVHEVLSAAIGGMNTFIFFRPHVQDQELLNILDRQYAFMLDEYNITAECFKTGQDPSHPTRSYKMQMGNDTNYGLTPSQPKKPMTSANEINDGIISGFLLSCHKSTATGKTTAALESTNPVVRRVLQDSIQNCIEMAYELSLYQNKKGQYQVPQLSPADMQTMLNMYGQADKAKDMPN; translated from the coding sequence ATGGACAATCAATTCATGAATGAATCTCAAACGACTCAAGGGAATATGCCTCTTTCTATGAATCACGGTGCACATGAAGTTTTGGACGTTCATGAGGTTCTAAGTGCAGCAATCGGTGGAATGAATACGTTTATCTTCTTCCGTCCTCATGTACAAGACCAAGAACTTCTTAATATTTTGGACAGACAATATGCGTTTATGTTAGACGAGTATAATATTACGGCTGAGTGTTTCAAAACAGGACAAGATCCTAGCCACCCAACACGTTCTTACAAGATGCAAATGGGTAATGACACGAACTATGGTTTAACTCCTAGCCAACCAAAGAAACCAATGACATCAGCGAATGAAATCAATGACGGCATTATTTCAGGCTTCCTTTTAAGCTGCCATAAATCAACTGCAACTGGCAAAACAACTGCGGCTCTTGAATCAACAAACCCAGTAGTGCGTCGTGTATTGCAGGATTCCATTCAAAACTGCATTGAAATGGCCTATGAATTATCACTTTACCAAAACAAAAAAGGTCAATATCAAGTTCCACAGCTTTCCCCGGCTGACATGCAAACAATGTTAAATATGTATGGTCAAGCAGATAAAGCAAAAGATATGCCTAACTAA